Genomic segment of Drosophila simulans strain w501 chromosome 2R, Prin_Dsim_3.1, whole genome shotgun sequence:
aatttgttaaattattttatgtattGTAAAACTTAAAGCCATGCAACACAAAAACGACAAGATGACGACCGTCACTACTACTGCACCGCTGCTTTTGGCACACAAATctcaatttaaaacaatcaaacgcaatgaaaaacataaacaaaaagaaaaaatcaaaataagtACATACCTCTTCGGGCAACAAAGTTTTAAACTTGTGTAGTTAGGCGACATTGGTATACCCTTATTGAATacataactaaaaaaaataaatattgaaatagaATGGAGACAAGGAAAATTATTACTAAGGTATTTGGAAACAATAATGTCGTTCTGgaaaatgtaatcaaaaaaCTATTACatgatattaattttattaggAAATGATGGAGTTAAAATTCAGATTACCAACTcttgcaaacaaaaatgcagGTATTCttgaaaattatttcacaGCCCAAAATTAAAGACATACACTTCACTGCTAGGTATAGCActttaactaattaaatatatttaatttttgttaaattcaTTGATTAAAGAGAATTCGAATACAGCCTTCCAACGGcgcaaaaacgaaaaactgtAAACAAACGAAATATGCTCTGCTCAGAGAGAAACACAGGCGTAGAGCGATGGCgcaatacacacacacacaaccagtTTTCTCACTGTTTGTACATCACATTCGGCTCATAAAGCCGAGAGACGAACGAATGGCAAATGAACCAACCGACCTGACCGACCGCCACTCCGTCACCGTCACCTCTTCGTACAGTGGGTTGTAAACTTGCTTAAcgattgaaatgcattttaggTATGGATACAGGCGCGGGCTTCGTTTTCCACTTGGCTTTTTAAAAGCTTAGCCTTCTCTCTTCAGAAATCAGGTCTTTATACGTTTcaaatttgtatctttaacGAGTAGACATACATATTAATGCACATATTATTCTCAAgtcaaaatgtttgccaaaaggaAATCTGTATTCAAATTTTATCATAACAATGATATTgattttttcctcttttcttCAAAAGACTTCTGTCCCGGAGCGCGCTAGAAAGTTTATAAGAATTCCAGGAGAATTTATGAATGTTATAATTTTCGGAACCTTTAGTAAAATGTAAGGTCCCACTGTGCACTCTCTCTTCCATTTTTGTTCCACGCAGTTCCACATTGTTTCTTAGCAACCACAGCGCAACGCTTTGGCATTGAAACGTTTCATTTGGCGAAAAACCCGCGACGTATTCAGAGCTCGAGCAAGCGTCCGCTTCGCCGcgatataaaattaataacgaGATCGAGTACCAGCTGCACACAGTGGAAGTGAGAAAACACCGACGGCAAAACAATAGAACACACCCGATTAGTCGTGCGTAACCGATTGACTAAAGCCCGGGGCAGAGTCGatagaaaaaatatacagttTTAAAGCGCTTAATTAGGTGTTCTAACGTTGtaagtattttttgaaaagaaaacgaGATTATTCCTCTCTTTTTCACCCCGGTGTATGTGTCAAAATTGCagtatatacattatatacaaCTACATGCGTATACGTGTGTATAAGTGCTTTGTGTCTGTGCGCGAGTTTAAATAgcgcacaacaacaacagcttaAGATATTTAGCGAGCCGTCTCTTCTTTTGATACGCTTTTGCAACgaatacaacaacaacgacatcggCGACATTTGCACGCTGAAGCGAACCGTGTGGCAAAATGGTTCAATAGTGAAAAATATAAGTGTATCTGCCCAAGTTCGCATGTTCCGCAAAGTAGCGAACCACTGTGCGAGAAATAAAACTGAGTGGAACTGAAACGAGCGCCGACTGAACGGGGCAAGCAAGcagcgaaaataaaagaaaatcctATAAATATAACAGCAAGAAATATTTATCGAAGGCGGGAAGGGgcggaaaaatatttaaagcattGAAATTAAGGGGGTTTTAACTGAAGTGAACAAGCATTTGAGAATTTCTCGCTCTCCTCGGATATCTAAAGTGATATTTGATAAGTGATTAATTTAAAACGTGCCAGTCATCAGGGATTGTTAAATCTGATAATGAAATTCTAGTGCCTTttgccaaaccaaaaccataCGGCTAACCTTACTATTTGTGAATTAAAAAGAGCATAGAATAACCAGCAGTTCGTGGATTTCGTTTGGCCCCAATGAGTTTGTAATCTTGCCAGTGTCTTGAGCTCTTCCCACCCCCATGCCGAAAGGCCCCCGCCGCCCACGAATCGCTGCCTGGTATGTTTCAGTTTCATTAAAATGTCTGGcggcaattaaatttgcattaattagaCAAGGCAAGCGCGTTTTACGTATTTCTGCTGCTCGTTTGTGCAACAAAGACGGAGAGACAAATAGAGAGAGGAATTTTCAGatagaaaaataagaaaatcccAATGTTACCTTAATTTATCACAACAAATGGCTGCCAACCATTTGTCCAGGTGCCTAATCTCAAGTCGAATTTTCTATACTTCCAATGTAAGAAGGCGTGGATTGTAAAAAGAAGGCGTAACTGAGCacgtttttattgttttcaaatattaacaaatttgCGTGCTTGAAAATTTCACTATCAGTTGCCGGtttctaatttaatatatgtatgtgtatgtaacTCAACGGAAACTAATTTtacaatatatgtacttatgtatTTAGTTAGATGTTTCCGTGCGATAATATACACAGAAAAAACACATTGGTTGAATTTACTTTAACGCATATTAAGTGTAGATATGCTTATTATTGCTATACTTTGTGCAGTTGTGAAGTTTTCTTAACCGGAAAAGTTGATTGAGATTATTCTGAAATTATTAATCAATGTACATAATAAGAAGTTGTGGTGCATGAATGTATGTGTTTCCTCTTTTTAAGAATTGTAGCTGCTCAATTTATTTACAGTTGAACTGTAAATAAATAGTCTTTTGTTgaatagttttttttaatgggTTTGTGAAGCTAAACGTTTGTGGTGCTGAGTTCATGTTATCTAGTGATGACTATAATTCCAAacgttaaaaataaaacgtttaCAAATGAAAGCAAGGTAAAACAGGCAACAAAGTAATTCCACCCAAGCAAGGCAGATCCCGAATAATTCGGCTCTTAGCTTTAGCTTCAAGAAATATGCCGTGACCGTGAGAGGGCGAATGAATAAGAAAATCGGCAAGCTGCTTTGCATTGAAGGCAATAACGAGTTTTAAGCTCCTCTAGCTTTGAGCTCGACGACCACATATAAGCCCACTTAAAGCTAAAAATCAGACTCACTCTCACTCGATTCGATGATACGCGCGCagtattttttacttttattttttatgcgctCCCAAAAGattcaaaatacatacatgAAGACAAAGGGCAAGGGTCTATTTGCGTTTAAAAGGGTATGTTAATACATAACTGGAAGAACGGAAAGAAATACAATTgtcaaaataacaaaatgtatGATTAATTGTGCaaaatgtacacacatatacatatatatagccaGGGAGAGCGTATAGTTCAGTTGCTCGACTATCACGTACCCGGTACTCAAGTAGTGGGAGGAAATTTCAAAGGAAAACTATAAGGAATTTTGAAATTACActtcttttaatatatttacaatatgaaatagtttttaatatgACAGCCTTTTGAGGTTCGAAAGCGTTAGAGGAGACAagaacaaaattaaaacaaaaaatccgaTTGTTCATGTAAAAAATGTGGGAATTTCAAACCCGCTTTTTTAaacaccacaaaaaaaaaaaaaaggattaaatatataaacgaaTGCAAGACAGCCGATCAGCGACATTTTCAGGCCCCACCTGatatgattttgtttcttcttCAATCCATTAGTTTGCCCCATTCTTGTGTTAGCGTTATCAATGCCATATTTGgttccaatttattttcaatgagAACTGTGTGCGAATTTGAAGCGAATAAAATGTATACCTCGTACCTTTCTAGCTTTGGAGTCATTTAAGAAAACCAAGAGCTCATTTTAGTCTATAGAGGACATTTTAGATacaattatacaatttttttaaataaacaaaagtctTTATTAACACCATATACCCAACGTATTTACTACATACTACACGAGATGCAGGTGTAGAAGTTGGGAaaaattttcttatttgtGTTGCCCTAGGACCAGCAGAAAACCAACTAATTGACGCTATCCGTTATTTTTTGGCTTGTCCTTTCCAAACTAGAATATATGCATAGTTGGGTAGCAGACATATCTATTGATTACAGCAGATctatttgaaaattgtgtgTCAGACGAAACAACAACCACGTCAGCATGCAAACTCATCTCCCTGGTTTCCGGGCGGGCCAATCTGAACATTCactcatacatatatgtacatacatacatttgaGGTCACTTTTTCAGTACTTTTTTCTTGCGCTGTGTATGTGCTCGCTTCTGATGAACCTACGTACTTACCCTTTAAGCGCATTTAACAGATAGATCTAAAGTCGATTTTGTGTATGAAAAGAAGCGCGGATATTTTAAAGTAGCACAATAAAATGTCTTAGATAAATAATTTGGCTGTGTGTTGGATGGATTCTGAACTTTTCATTTAGGAGGTATTGGTTTtgataacaaaatatttggaaaggatttgttttacatttatttgccaataaaATACCGCTGTTGGTATTTGCACTTGTATTGAAGGAAAGCGACAGCAAGTAGACAAAATAGGTAGacaatgtgtttatttttttggcaagctTTATTGTTTCTGCTTTTTCGCCTAATTTCATTACAGAATTTACAATTCCAAAGCAAGAGTGCTATGGTTTGACTATACAAAATTGTGTGGAAAGTCCGTAAATCATATTCAAATTGTCcgggaattaattaaaatacaatcaaaagaaaattcagcCTAATTTTGCAGGAAGCCGCTCAGACAGACAGTCTGTGTTCGCATGAATGTTGTGATCTTTATTTATCTTTCGATGTTACTAGCCACAGCAGATTTCAATTATGAATTCTTTGGAATTCGCCATgtaatttctctcagtgcctatttgtgtgagagagagagaacgTGCGTTTATTAGCTTTTGTAGCTTTTGGAATTTTGTAATTCCAGGACTCCTTTCGCTTCTGACACCCAGCCAGCAGCAATGCGCGGCGTCTCCGAACGGAAAGCGGATGTCGTCGGAAATATTTTCTTGGCAAGTTTTTCACCCACACCCGTTCAGCTAACTGAGCCAGGCCTTCTTCTGCGCTCCCCTGCTAGTTGAAAATTGTAGCAAAGTTGCTTGTATCTTTCAGTCAATGAGCTTTTTTATGCGTATGTATAAGTTGTTAAGGGTGCAGATGAAGTTTGTTTACTGTGTTTGTTGCAAAATAAGGTTGGTCGACTTTTGCTTTACCGATTCTGAGCCAAAAGTGTATTAGCCTGTGGTATAGGGCTGAGTTAGGAGATGTCTTGGGTGTGATAGGCACACATTATGCAGTCACTTTGAGCGGATTTTGCTGTAAGTATCGCAAAGTTATTTTCCCTATTCTGTATGTGTGCGACTTTGGTGtgaaataacttaaaaattagGCGTAGCATTGGCTCCccgatttaaaatattaaacttacgcattttatatttacgGCGGACAGAAACATTAAATAAGTGATATTATTGTCGCAATGATATGGAAATGGATATTTGTCCGCTGGGCGTAGAATGAGGTAAATTAATTGAACCCGTTTCGTGAGTAGAGTGAGAAATATGAAAGGTGAGATATGTGTGGTAGGGAACCCTATATATTAATGAGAGTTACTAAAGTTCAGCAAAATATTGAACCGGGACAAAGAGATTCATGATTGCAGTTAATTTTTAGGTGTAAGTGTAATATCACTAGTAGTTTACTTTGATAagatatgtttttgtttgaaatgcGAAAGCTGGCATACGCACTATTCCTAATCGTATCAAGAATACATGACCAAACAACCTTTTACTCTTATTCAAGGACACTAACGCGATTTTCCAGATGTAgttttttgtgttaaattaTCTAACTGATCAGATGAGCTACAGTTCTCGATTTACTTTTTTTGGATTTCTGCTGAGTGATTCTTTTTGTCTAAGCTTTGCTTAGAAGATTTTGATTATTTAGGCCCAAATGCGTTTGGTTGCAGCCTACCTAAGTAACCAAGTCTTTAATAGCTTTGGTTaccataagttttaataagttATAATCAAAGCAAtcagaaaaattattaaatttcaagcACCTTGACAGCATAAAAGTTTGtctttgtatttattttgatgtttGAGCATTCCAAACACACAACGTCGGAACGGAAAACAATTTTGGTAGAAGCagttaacaaatttttaatcaCGTTAGATCCAAAACGGTGCCAGAATGGGCAACGTAATGGCGTCCACCGCAGACGCTGAGTCCTCTCGTGGACGTGGACATCTCTCCGCAGGGCTACGCTTGCCGGAGGCACCCCAGTATTCCGGCGGAATGCCGCCACTGATCGTGGAGGCTTTAAAGGCGGAAGCTAAAAAGCCTGAATTGATAAATCCCGGAACACTTGAGGAGCTGCACAGTCGCTGTCGCGACATCCAGGCCAACACCTTCGAAGGCGCCAAAATTATGGTGAACAAGGGTCTAAGCAACCACTTCCAAGTGAGCCACACCATCAACATGAGTTCGACTGGTCCAAGCGGCTATCGTTTTGGAGCTACTTACGTGGGTACCAAACAATACGGGCCGAGTGAAGCCTTTCCGGTTCTTCTTGGCGAGATCGATCCAATGGGCAATCTTAATGCAAACATTATCCATCAACTGACATCTCGCCTGAGGTGCAAGTTTGCCTCGCAGTTCCAGGACTCAAAGTTGGTGGGCACCCAGCTCACGGGGGACTATCGCGGCAGAGACTACACGCTGACCTTGACAATGGGCAATCCGGGTTTCTTTACGAGTTCCGGAGTCTTTGTGTGCCAGTACTTGCAGTCCGTCACCAAAAGTCTGGCTCTAGGATCAGAGTTCGCCTATCACTACGGGCCCAATGTGCCCGGACGTCAAGTGGCTGCATTATCAGCGGTAGGACGTTACGGCTTCGGTGATACCGTGTGGTCTTGCACTTTGGGACTCTCAGGATTCCACCTTAGTTACTACCAGAAGGCCAGTGATCAGCTACAGATCGGAGTCGAGGTGGAAACAAATCTTCGCCAGCAAGAGTCGACGGCCACGGTGGCATACCAGATTGATCTGCCCAAGGCAGACCTAGTCTTCCGCGGCAGTCTCGATTCCAATTGGCTTATTTCCGGAGTCCTCGAGAAAAGACTGCAGCCGCTACCGTTCTCGTTGGCCATTAGCGGTCGTATTAATCAccaaaaaaatagttttcggCTGGGATGTGGCCTCATGATAGGATGAATCAAatttacaaatgaaatgaaacaaatgaaATAGTAAACCAGCGGAAGCACAAAAAGGCGTGCCATTAAAAGgatctattattatttttcctttcGGATAAGATACGAAAGTATGTCCCCATTTACGTTATATAGATCAAGCTTCCAGTAaagtctttaaaaatataaaacaaaccTCTTACTTAATTTTGAACGCTATGTAATTTATTCTTTGGTCTCTAAAAGTAGTTGATTTCAacttgcaattttttttttgattctgttttgtaatgttttttttgctgccactCGAAGATTTTTAGACATGCTTCGTTGCAATACAAGAAGCATTtaagtcaaataaaaatgcataaaaatgcaaaaattttaaattaaaagtaaacaattatattaaattaaaataacagTAAATAACGTGTATGGACGGACCATCGTTGCACACATTGAAAACAAGAGACGACACAATTATAAACTCGTTATTCAGAAAAATCTTTCGAAATTCTTTCAAAAAATCGATAGAAGTtggcaaataataacaaaatgtaACAACATATATTTCCTTTTAACCTGTTTCGCACTTTCTATCTCATCTAGTAAACcattttactctacgagtaaagCATATGATAGCAACAAAAAGCTGATGctcaaaaatagaaaaaacggagtaataaattaaaaagagcGCTAGCCAGCGGAGTGCAGATCTGACGATGTTgataaaaaggcaaaagagAAAGCAAAGTAGAACAGAAAATGGTTCTAGAGTTTGGCCTCTTTATTGTATTACCCAACTTCCCAACTTCTACTTCTGTCTTTCATGCTTTCAGTTCGCGTCACTCCGAGTTCATTGCGGATTTATGGAGGCTGAAGAGTAATTGGCCAAATTGATTTGGCGGTGCAAAAAGTTAGACCTAGTTCTACTCCAAAATATGTAATTATGTAGATCATTGATTCCAATCATATTTAgtaattgaaaatatgaaatcaatAGGGTTCGGTTGGGTAGGAGTTTGGATTAGGCTTCCATCTTCCAAGCCCAGTATTTTCAAGAAAGTAGAAACATAGAAACATGTGGGCTATATAAAATCCAATACAAACCCAACGAATTCTGGAAATAGGATTAAAATGTGTTTGATAGCTGACATGGCAAAGAATAACAACAACCAATAGGCCATTTTTTATGTAGGAATTTCAGTTCCAATGATTCATAATAATGCATTGGTAGCTCAAACGATTAAATCATTGgcataattataaaatgacaatttattttttttcgatatATACTTTCATAAAAGGCCATTCATTGCTATTTCAGCGTAGTGCAAGCTCCAAAAGCTTTTAGCCGACTTAGCGTTTCGTGATTGAGGTGCACAAAACGCGAAAACTCTCACCTCTGGAAGTCTGGAACTTAtgtcttttccttttccctgcCTTGTTTTTGCCGATTTCCCCAATTTTCCTTCATCTCTCGGTGGAAACCCTGTTTAATAGAGCGTGAACAACAATTCGCCCGCTCATGCGGTTCTGAGTTTAGTGTTTTGTGCGCTTGACTGTCGTTGCATCCGCCCCCGATTTTGCATTCATGTCGTTTACCGCTTATATTAGTACCTGCGTTTTCAACGGTTTCAATTTGGTTTCCATTCGACCCCCAAAATTGAACCATGTCATTTCTGCCCTCGGCCAACTTCTCGCTCCGCAATCGCTTTTCTGAGCAATTTGCATGTGCACTATAAATTTTAACGAATTCATTTGTTTGTGAAACGTGTCCAGACGGACTGCAAAAAAAGGAGGTGGTGGGCGGATTGGGGGAGGCTATCTTACCAGGAGTAATGCTGGCAAAATTGGGGGAAATTCTGCATTTGCGGCCAACAATTGTACTTGCCGTTGTTGACACAATTGAGCGTTGTATTTATTAtgtgtttttctcttttcacACCCACAGCCCTCCCATTCCGAGATTCTTTGTCTTGTTTATATGTCACATTTTTCTCTTTTCGCATTTATTTGCGCTAACCATTGGCATGTTAGCCGCTTTGTAGTTGCGCTAAAGCAGGGAAAACCCAACAACATTTTCAACATATTGTTGAACATATTTAAGGAATAGTATTTGATTGACActcttgttattattttgatggaatttatatatacgttttgttgtatatatttacGCTCGTACATTTATTGGAATTTAAGGTTTTGATAcagtatacattttttacttAATTGGCTTGCTGCCATTATAAGGACCTTTGAATATAGTTAATCagaaatcaatcaatcagctGGGGAAGCAGAAGGGTAGCGACATTTGTTTGACTTGACCTTcagcacatgcacatgcacacTATAGACATGTGAATTTAGGTCCAGCACTAATAAGGTTAAAGAGGTTTCAGGTTGCATTTCGAGTGGGTTTAAATCCATTGAAAAAGacttaatattatattaaaagtcGATACCCTTGGTAGATTGAGGTATGTTGTTCCTGACATTGTATGTCATGCTTAAAACTGAATTGAACGAAAAACTATTAGCAACTGCGGCTGGACTAAAAACTTTCTTTATATGGGTGATCTACTACTATTACTTCTACTTGCAAGTTTTCATTTCTAGTTATGATATCGAAGATACATGGACTTAACAGTCACGTAGACGTGCGTCACCCACTAACCCACccaaggaaaaataaaagaaaataataaaaattttcgaGAAGGCATAATGCTGAAAATCACAAAAGGTGAACACACCAACTCAAGAACTCTTTTGAAACTGAAGACCAACCACACCGGGACCAACCAAGGTGAAAAGTTGACTAGTCCACATCGGATTTCTATGCACTGAGTAGAAGATAGAACGTGGCATGTTTGCCCGCTGTTGGCCTcgaaatgcaacaaaaataaatcaaacaaaaagatGAAAAATGTAGTCGCAACCAAACAGGAGGCAATAGGGCAAAAccagaaaataaaacacaaactaTACCACGTAACGAATAATTCCAAttaagaaattgaaaaatcctGGAAAAACAACGGACTTAAGCTGTCTTAAGTGCGTTTTAATGAAGAGAAGTAATTAGTTTGGTTGGAGtgctaaataaattcttaaatttttgttaGCCACAGAAACTTAAAGAAACTCCACTTCAACTTCACATAAAGTGATGTACCCCTTTTGAATAGTTGAGTAGGTATAGTTCGATAGTTTTGCTTCTTGCATGATGAAGATGAAAGCATCTTCCTCGTACTCCGTTTAGCTGAGTACCGGGTATACGATAGTCGAGGCACTCGAGCGTTGTATCTGATTTAAACTCCCGTTTCTCGAGCATTATGCTCATTTTCACTAATTTCTCATTGCAATTTAATTCGCCGCATCTTCCGTTTTTCCTACAGTCTTGCGCATGAGTCAGGGTTCAGTGAGGCGCACGTAATCAGTCAATGGCCTTGCAAAATTATGCAGCCCTTGCCTGACCTGACCACCCCCTCCGCTTTTGTCCGCCCCTGGTTTCGGcgttttattgcatttctttCGGCTTATTGCTGTGACAAGCAAGATTcacattttcccatttgtATTGCTTCCTCCTATGGCATTTTACATAATTGATTATCTGGCCTTTTGACTAGACTTCAATTTCTGCAATCTCAACTCTTGATTACCGTtctcatcgtcatcatcagcaATTTCGCCGCTGCTTCTTTTGATTTACCTGTTTTAATCGCTTTCTTTATTTCGATTTGTACTTTCGGAGGTTTTACCACTAACTGCATTTGACAATGACTGTAATTTTACTTGCGCATCAAACTCTTGGCTATAGTAAAGAAAGCTGGAAGAGGCAGAAATGTCGAAGTTAAGTAAAAGTGGAAATGCGAAGCAGAGGCAGAatacttttccacttaacacAACCGAGAACAATTGACAAAGTGCAGTCGGAATAATAGTTTTGTCCTGCAAATTTAGTGCCATCTTGTTTGGGTTTCTTatcttattattttatacattcCCAATCCGgtcgaaattaaattatgcatgTCTTCTGTTTCCCGTTTTTCCTAAAAAAGCATCAATTAATGTTGGCGAAATTATCGTTTCTGCAACACGAAGCAAAAAGACTCGTACAGTCACGGAAAAAGGTTATTAGGAAGACATCAGGGCTGTATGTTGTGGAATCGCACACTCACCCAGTCACACACATGGTGTATTAATGCACCTGTGCCGAATGACAGTCGCCTTTGACGGCTCTGCGGATGGAGCATCTGCTGGGGACAATTGTGCTGGCAATGGGAGATGGGCAAGAAAGGCGGGGTGGGAAATGTCACTGGGAGGGAAGGATAAGCAGTTCGTGGTGCCGACATGTTGACAGCCGAGCTAGAGTGTTAGGAAAAAAGACACCAGGACATTTCAAAGAATTGGCATTTCGAAAAAAATGCGGGGAAAAATACGCCGGATAAAGTGGAGACGGCGTTCCGCATTTTCGCGCAATCGAACATAACTTAGATATTTTTAGCTTGCAGATGTAATATTTAAAGGGTTTAGAACTTTAATATTCATTGTATTCTAACCGACCTGATATCATCATTCTATAACAATCTCTCTAATGGCACGacattaaattagtttttcctTCGAAATTTCCATAATCCTCTATCTGACTACGTTGTTGAATAACTAGTACTCTCCATGTTTTTCTAGTTTCTGAACAGGAGTTATGTTTGTGCTTTGTAAAGACTATATGATAATGTTTaatgaaaaaagtttttatcttGCTTCCTAATAAAGTTTGGGTGTTGGTCATTGAGGGCGTTAAGTAAACCTTATgtaaaaacaattgaaatcgaaTAATCTGGGTATTTACTTAAGGTTCATTCGATTTGTCTTCTGTCGATATTCCTAAAGTATTATCTAAATGTATATCAGTCTCTCAGTGTATTAACGCTCTGCTAGGGTTGAATTTGTTGTCCCACAGGACTTGTTTTGCCATTCGAAACACCTGTGCCTCGTAGATAATTTGGCTATCACCGCTTTCCatgttgcctttgttgtttttctcgCTGCCCCTAGCAACTTCAATTGCTGGACATTTCCCCACAATCTTTAATACCGGACTGGCGaatgttgttttaaaagaAG
This window contains:
- the LOC6733220 gene encoding mitochondrial import receptor subunit TOM40 homolog 2; protein product: MGNVMASTADAESSRGRGHLSAGLRLPEAPQYSGGMPPLIVEALKAEAKKPELINPGTLEELHSRCRDIQANTFEGAKIMVNKGLSNHFQVSHTINMSSTGPSGYRFGATYVGTKQYGPSEAFPVLLGEIDPMGNLNANIIHQLTSRLRCKFASQFQDSKLVGTQLTGDYRGRDYTLTLTMGNPGFFTSSGVFVCQYLQSVTKSLALGSEFAYHYGPNVPGRQVAALSAVGRYGFGDTVWSCTLGLSGFHLSYYQKASDQLQIGVEVETNLRQQESTATVAYQIDLPKADLVFRGSLDSNWLISGVLEKRLQPLPFSLAISGRINHQKNSFRLGCGLMIG